From Motacilla alba alba isolate MOTALB_02 chromosome 20, Motacilla_alba_V1.0_pri, whole genome shotgun sequence, the proteins below share one genomic window:
- the SOX18 gene encoding transcription factor SOX-18, with the protein MNISESNYCREEISQPRGDCSWVTSAVPAAEPGLAFPRPPGAASPASRTPSPEPGFAFGPGPGGAAPGAAPSRTPSPEPGYGYSPPAGRPEGKAAEDSRIRRPMNAFMVWAKDERKRLAQQNPDLHNAVLSKMLGQSWKALSASDKRPFVEEAERLRIQHLQDHPNYKYRPRRKKQAKKIKRMEPNILLHNLSQPCSDNFSMSHHGGSQPGHPQPPPLNHFRELHSMGSDIENYGLPTPEMSPLDVLEQTEPAFFPPHMQDDCNMMPFRGYHHHHQMEFPQEKCMGRDVAVPYTQTPSHLADAMRTPHPSSLYYNQMCSGTQNGLSAHLGQLSPPPEAHHMESVDHLNQTELWTDVDRNEFDQYLNMSRTRPEASGLPYHVSLSKVTPRSISCEESSLISALSDASSAVYYSPCITG; encoded by the exons ATGAATATATCTGAGTCTAACTACTGCCGAGAGGAGATATCGCAACCCCGGGGCGACTGTTCATGGGTCACCTCCGCCGTGCCGGCCGCTGAGCCCGGGCTCGCCTTCCCGCGCCCCCCGGGAGCCGCCTCCCCCGCCAGCCGCACGcccagccccgagcccggctTCGCCttcggccccggccccggcggcgcggcccccGGCGCGGCCCCCAGCCGCACGCCCAGCCCCGAGCCGGGCTATGGATACAGCCCCCCGGCCGGCCGCCCCGAGGGCAAGGCCGCCGAGGACTCCCGCATCCGCCGGCCCATGAACGCCTTCATGGTCTGGGCGAAGGATGAGCGCAAGCGGCTGGCGCAGCAGAACCCCGACCTGCACAACGCCGTGCTCAGCAAGATGCTGG gCCAATCGTGGAAAGCACTGAGCGCCAGCGACAAGCGTCCCTTCGTTGAAGAGGCAGAGCGACTGCGAatccagcacctccaggatCACCCCAACTACAAATACCGCCCAAGGAGAAAGAAGCAAGCCAAGAAAATCAAGAGGATGGAACCCAATATCCTCCTGCATAACCTTTCCCAGCCTTGCAGTGACAACTTCAGCATGAGTCACCATGGCGGCAGCCAGCCGGGccacccccagcctcccccaCTTAACCACTTCAGAGAACTCCACTCCATGGGGTCGGATATTGAAAACTATGGCTTGCCAACTCCTGAGATGTCTCCCTTGGATGTCTTGGAACAGACCGAGCCGGCGTTTTTCCCTCCGCACATGCAGGATGACTGCAACATGATGCCCTTTCGCGGCTACCACCACCATCACCAGATGGAGTTTCCCCAGGAGAAGTGCATGGGGCGGGACGTGGCCGTGCCCTACACTCAGACCCCCTCACACTTGGCCGACGCCATGAGGActccccatccctccagccTTTACTACAACCAGATGTGCTCAGGAACTCAGAACGGGCTTTCCGCCCACCTGGGCCAGCTGTCTCCCCCGCCTGAAGCCCACCACATGGAGAGCGTGGATCACTTGAACCAAACCGAGCTCTGGACAGACGTTGACCGCAATGAGTTTGACCAGTATTTGAACATGAGCAGGACTCGTCCCGAAGCCTCGGGCCTCCCTTACCATGTCTCCCTGTCCAAAGTGACTCCTAGAAGCATCTCCTGCGAGGAGAGCAGTTTGATATCTGCCCTGTCCGatgccagcagtgctgtttACTATAGCCCCTGCATCACCGGTTAG